Genomic segment of Streptosporangium sp. NBC_01755:
CTCGCGAACCGCCGGAGTGAGCCACTTTCGCCGGGCGGTCGTCGGGAGGACCACCTGAGTCTGCGTTGCCGACATATCAGCTTCCTAGTTCCATCTCGAAGATTCGGTGCTCGGTGGCGCTCTCGCCGTCAAGCTCACCGGCGATCCGGCCGTCCCGCATCACCACGACGCGGTCGGCGATGCAGCAGATCTCCTGGTATTCGGTCGAGAACACCACCACCGCGTCACCGGCAACGGCCCGCTCGCGAAGCAGCCGGTAGATCTCGGACTTGGACGGGATGTCGACTCCGGCTGTGGGTTCGTCCAGGACCAGGACGTCGCTACCGACCTGGAGCCAGCGGGCGAGGATGACCTTCTGCTGGTTGCCGCCGCTCAGTCCTCTGATCGGCGCGCGGACGTCGGAGAGTTTCACGGACAGCCGCCGGCAGACCTCGGCTGTCCGACGCGCCGCCGAGAGGGGGTTGAAGGCGGGAGCTCGCAGCATGCCGTTCTCGGCGAGCAGGGCGTTCTCGATAATGGAGCGATCCAGCATCAGGCCCTCACGCTTGCGGTCGGCCGGCAGGAAGCCGACGCCCGCCCGGGTCGCCGCCCGGCGTCCGCTCCGGTGCCCGTCCAGAATCCGCACCGTGCCGGACGTCGGCTGAATGGCGCCCGCCATCAGTTGCGCGACCTCGCGGCTGCCGCAGCCGACCGCCCCGGTCACCACCAGCACCTCGCCCCGGTGCGCCTTCAGGCTCACCGACCGGACGGCTCCGCCGAAGCAGGCGTCCTTGAGCTCTATCGCCACCGGGCCGGGGGTCGCGGCGCCCTCGTGGATGTCGGCACGTCGCATCGAGACCTCGTCGCCGAACATGTGGCTGATCAGTTCGCCGGTCGTCACCTCCGCGACCAGGCCGTCGTGGACCTTCGTCCCGTCGCGTAGCACCGTGTAGTCGTCGGCGAGCTCTATCACCTCGTCGAGGTGATGGCTGATGTAGATGACCGCGATGCCGCTGTCGCGCACCTGCCGTACGACCGAGAACAGCTGGTCGATCTCCGCGCGGTGCAGGGTCGCCGTCGGCTCGTCCATGATGATGCACTTGGCATCCGCGCACACCGCCCGTGCCAGTTCGAGCAGCTGCATCTGGGCGACGCTGAGGGTCCAGGCGGGGGCATCGGGGTCGAGGTCGGCTCCGACTCGCGCCAGTCGCCGACCGGCCTCGCGGGCCACCCCGCGACCGGTGACCAGACCGAACCTGCCCCGAGGCGGCAGATCGAGCAGAACGTTGTCCGCGACGGTCCTGGTGAGCGCGATCTGGCGCTCCTGGTGC
This window contains:
- a CDS encoding sugar ABC transporter ATP-binding protein, with amino-acid sequence MRATLELRNVEKSFPGARALKDVSLTAFAGRVHALLGENGAGKSTLIKIASGALQPDAGQLLVDGRRQRLTPRSARAAGVRVLHQERQIALTRTVADNVLLDLPPRGRFGLVTGRGVAREAGRRLARVGADLDPDAPAWTLSVAQMQLLELARAVCADAKCIIMDEPTATLHRAEIDQLFSVVRQVRDSGIAVIYISHHLDEVIELADDYTVLRDGTKVHDGLVAEVTTGELISHMFGDEVSMRRADIHEGAATPGPVAIELKDACFGGAVRSVSLKAHRGEVLVVTGAVGCGSREVAQLMAGAIQPTSGTVRILDGHRSGRRAATRAGVGFLPADRKREGLMLDRSIIENALLAENGMLRAPAFNPLSAARRTAEVCRRLSVKLSDVRAPIRGLSGGNQQKVILARWLQVGSDVLVLDEPTAGVDIPSKSEIYRLLRERAVAGDAVVVFSTEYQEICCIADRVVVMRDGRIAGELDGESATEHRIFEMELGS